A single region of the Branchiostoma lanceolatum isolate klBraLanc5 chromosome 1, klBraLanc5.hap2, whole genome shotgun sequence genome encodes:
- the LOC136446295 gene encoding proto-oncogene tyrosine-protein kinase ROS-like, with translation MVAELIRAFLLFSVVFSRSDAQDLLTECTERCDSSMLITNAIDRDLSCDASCKITSCQTGCDSWTNTSLADCTRACNESFTANSTVKVAPCSTGCTFAQDVYVERIKDDLNSPSPPSTPSSAQVSHDSVVLQWNEANSSLITYLVQWRYNTGNSDWRFYLPSQPLQDPNVTVTDLHAYTTYRFRVLWLITDEEFIASPQSIPIQTLPFGAPSSPPIITQLTSPTTRSVYITWNPPQFPNRPLTLYKLLLTNLDDTTAVTVFKDVTASQRYFQFSSSVQPNTTYSVSVRPENSDGLGPAAVANITTLATNPEDDSLYPVLLMGSNHHILRVDLLLDDSLYPVLLMGSNHHILRDDSLYPVLLMGSNHHILRDDSLYPVLLMGSNLHILRVELDGGDDYWGETEDDILFESANDSVSIIGVAFHVRRDQVYYSDTAGTVGRVSMVNSSDTAVILTGVSQLSYLSVDWLHDRLYYVSGRDVMRCSLDGSQQEVVLQYLSQTPGELLVNPYHGFLYWTQAGEGGGLYRMDLAHLGANATNSTRRIADQDHLQAVTISYSSLRLFFPDKQMNVMLSTFIDGSDREDFHANTVSPQLTDVKSLTHFEESFFWTRGEDQVYREVLNPRTGQFVHNQFTFNFAFFNEPFVGLEMYHPSMQPIPVPSNPPQDFRVLFGDESVFLSWSRPEQLSTFGKGSWQDWRYELEVQNLDSPNENSTVVSDIMAHNHTLQGLEKGAQYSFSVRAYSQGGQGPWSSSFVGRVYSQVPTAPSLVLVTSEGVVQSSIDGSTLQTEQPNVTDAADLAWMDINVYYVTSGGEVAYWNSSGDVQEVSSLPWVTSARAVAVDWIGRKLYWANSAQHRIYRSQLNGDSMEQVMSASVQDLEVNTLSGHLFWTSAHAVERARLNGQDRTTYWRVENFSGRQLAGITLDTRGEMVYWLVSGLDMLDLYQASSTAEGSLVSSTVQSLGPVNSYTV, from the exons ATGGTCGCCGAGCTTATACGCGCTTTTCTGCTGTTTTCAGTCGTGTTTTCGCGATCAGATGCACAGGATCTACTCACAGAATGTACAGAACGATGTGACAGTAGTATG CTCATAACGAATGCCATCGACAGAGACCTGTCATGTGACGCTAGCTGCAAGATCACCTCC TGCCAGACAGGATGTGATTCCTGGACAAACACATCCCTAGCGGACTGCACAAGAGCGTGT AATGAAAGTTTTACAGCCAACTCCACAGTGAAAGTAGCACCTTGTTCTACCGGCTGCACATTCGCACAAGATGTCTATGTTGAAAGAATAAAAG ATGACTTGAATTCGCCCTCCCCACCCTCCACCCCCAGCAGTGCTCAGGTCTCCCATGACTCGGTCGTGTTACAGTGGAATGAAGCTAACAGTAGCCTGATCACATATCTGGTGCAGTGGAGATATAACACCGGCAACTCAGACTGGAGATTTTACCTGCCCTCACAG CCCCTCCAGGATCCCAACGTTACAGTGACGGACCTTCACGCCTACACGACCTACAGGTTCCGGGTCCTGTGGCTCATCACTGATGAGGAGTTCATCGCATCTCCGCAGAGCATACCCATACAGACCCTGCCTTTCGGAG CGCCCTCTAGCCCACCAATCATCACCCAGCTCACCAGTCCGACCACGCGCTCCGTTTACATCACCTGGAACCCGCCGCAGTTCCCCAACCGGCCGCTCACTCTGTACAAACTCCTCCTGACCAACCTGGATGACACCACAGCCGTAACCGTCTTCAAGGATGTGACCGCAAGCCAGCG GTACTTCCAGTTCTCCAGCAGTGTGCAGCCGAACACGACGTACAGCGTATCCGTACGACCTGAGAACAGTGATGGGCTGGGGCCTGCCGCTGTGGCGAATATAACTACACTGGCTACAAACCCTG aGGATGACTCCCTGTACCCAGTGCTCCTGATGGGGAGTAACCACCACATCCTGAGGGTGGATCTGTTATTA GATGACTCCCTGTACCCAGTGCTCCTGATGGGGAGTAACCACCACATCCTGAGG GATGACTCCCTGTACCCAGTGCTCCTGATGGGGAGTAACCACCACATCCTGAGG GATGACTCCCTGTACCCAGTGCTCCTGATGGGGAGTAACCTCCACATCCTGAGGGTGGAACTGGACGGGGGAGACGATTACTGGGGGGAGACTGAGGACGACATCCTGTTTGAGTCTGCCAACGACAGTGTCAGCATTATCG GTGTGGCGTTCCACGTGAGGAGGGACCAGGTATACTACAGCGACACGGCAGGTACGGTCGGGCGTGTCTCCATGGTCAACTCCAGCGACACGGCCGTCATCCTGACAGGTGTCAGTCAGCTGTCATACCTGTCCGTCGACTGGTTACATGACAGGCTGTACTATGTGTCAGGCAGGGATGTGATGAGATGTTCACTGGATGGAAGTCAACAGGAGgttgtgctgcagtacctttcTCAAACACCAGGGGAGCTGCTGGTCAATCCCTATCATGG ATTCCTGTACTGGACCCAGGCCGgagagggaggggggttgtACAGGATGGACCTCGCCCACCTCGGCGCCAACGCCACCAACTCCACCCGGCGCATCGCCGACCAGGACCACCTCCAGGCCGTCACCATCAGCTACTCCTCCCTCCGCCTCTTCTTCCCAGACAAACAGATGAACGTCATGCTCTCCACTTTCATCGACGGCAGCGATCGCGAAGACTTCCACGCGAACACCGTCAGCCCTCAGCTCACCGACGTGAAAAGCCTGACGCACTTCGAGGAAAGCTTCTTCTGGACCCGCGGCGAAGACCAAGTTTATCGAGAAGTGCTGAACCCACGAACTGGACAGTTCGTTCACAACCAGTTCACCTTTAATTTTGCGTTCTTCAATGAGCCTTTTGTGGGTTTGGAGATGTACCATCCGTCTATGCAGCCCATACCAGTTCCTTCCAACCCTCCGCAAGACTTTAGGGTGTTGTTTGGGGATGAGTCGGTTTTTCTGAGCTGGTCTCGACCTGAACAACTTAGCACCTTTG GCAAGGGCTCCTGGCAAGACTGGAGGTATGAACTTGAAGTCCAAAACCTGGACAGCCCAAACGAAAACTCCACCGTTGTGTCAGACATCATGGCGCATAACCACACACTGCAGGGGCTGGAGAAGGGAGCACAGTACAGTTTCTCTGTCAGGGCATACTCACAGGGAGGGCAGGGGCCATGGAGCAGCAGTTTTGTGGGGAGAGTGTACTCACAGG TTCCCACTGCCCCGAGCCTGGTTCTAGTCACCTCTGAGGGAGTGGTACAGTCCAGCATCGATGGTTCGACCCTTCAAACTGAACAACCCAACGTCACAGATGCTGCAG ATCTTGCTTGGATGGACATCAATGTGTACTACGTCACCAGTGGGGGTGAGGTTGCTTATTGGAACAGCTCAGGGGACGTCCAGGAAGTGTCCTCCCTCCCCTGGGTGACCAGTGCGCGTGCGGTTGCTGTAGACTGGATCGGCAGAAAGCTCTACTGGGCAAACTCTGCACAGCACAGG ATCTACCGGTCCCAATTGAACGGAGACTCCATGGAACAGGTGATGAGCGCCTCTGTACAGGACCTGGAGGTCAACACCCTCTCGGGTCACCTGTTCTGGACGTCCGCACATGCCGTAGAACGTGCCCGTCTGAACGGCCAGGACAGGACCACCTACTGGAGAGTGGAGAACTTTTCGGGCAGGCAGCTGGCCGGGATCACGCTGGACACCCGTGGGGAGATGGTGTACTGGCTGGTTAGCGGGCTGGACATGCTGGATCTGTACCAG gCTAGCAGCACTGCTGAGGG GTCACTTGTATCCAGCACAGTACAGTCACTTGGACCAGTCAACTCATACACAGTGTAA